From a region of the bacterium genome:
- a CDS encoding NAD(P)-dependent glycerol-3-phosphate dehydrogenase has protein sequence MSSLRIAVIGAGAWGTALADVFAEAGHEVTLWVFEADLCARMTADRENDVYLPGAALQPGLRFTSDLAEAASAGQDLLLSVMPSHVVRRVWEKLAHAVHEDALIVSATKGIEAGSLSLPTQIISELTAKLREYTPRLACISGPTFARELAERRPTAVTAAAPEMADAERVQAALSAGCLRVYSAADPIGVQLGGALKNVIALAAGISDGLELGYNARAALIVRGLAEMTRLGLVMGGQAETFAGLAGMGDLVLTCTGDLSRNRSVGRRLGQGEKLDDILSGMSAVAEGVATAPAAVELGQKYRTELPICEQVHAVLFEGKEPQAAVRELMARPPRAEGV, from the coding sequence ATGAGTTCGTTGCGAATCGCGGTCATTGGCGCCGGCGCCTGGGGAACAGCGCTCGCGGACGTGTTCGCCGAAGCCGGCCACGAGGTCACGCTGTGGGTGTTCGAGGCTGATCTTTGCGCGCGCATGACGGCGGACCGGGAGAACGATGTCTACCTTCCCGGCGCCGCGCTGCAGCCGGGCCTCCGCTTCACCTCGGATCTGGCCGAGGCGGCCTCCGCCGGGCAGGATCTCCTCCTCAGCGTCATGCCGAGCCACGTCGTCCGGCGGGTGTGGGAGAAGCTCGCCCACGCCGTTCACGAGGACGCCCTCATCGTCAGCGCGACGAAGGGGATCGAGGCGGGCTCCCTCTCGTTGCCGACGCAGATCATCTCCGAGCTCACGGCCAAGCTGAGGGAGTACACCCCCCGGCTCGCCTGCATCTCGGGTCCCACCTTCGCCCGCGAACTCGCCGAGCGCCGTCCCACCGCCGTCACCGCCGCCGCGCCCGAGATGGCCGACGCCGAGCGCGTCCAGGCGGCCCTGAGCGCCGGGTGCCTGCGCGTCTACTCGGCGGCCGATCCGATCGGGGTCCAGCTCGGCGGCGCCCTCAAGAACGTCATTGCCCTTGCGGCCGGCATCTCGGACGGGCTCGAGCTCGGCTACAACGCCCGGGCGGCGCTCATCGTGCGCGGCCTCGCGGAGATGACCCGCCTCGGACTCGTCATGGGGGGCCAGGCGGAAACCTTCGCCGGCCTCGCTGGGATGGGCGATCTCGTCCTCACCTGCACGGGGGACCTCAGCCGCAACCGCTCCGTCGGGAGGAGGCTTGGCCAGGGGGAGAAGCTCGACGACATCCTCTCGGGGATGAGCGCCGTCGCCGAGGGCGTCGCCACCGCCCCCGCGGCGGTCGAACTCGGGCAGAAATACCGCACCGAGCTTCCCATCTGCGAGCAGGTCCACGCCGTCCTCTTCGAGGGCAAGGAGCCCCAGGCGGCCGTCCGGGAGCTGATGGCCCGCCCCCCGCGGGCCGAGGGGGTCTAG